A single genomic interval of Nocardioides nitrophenolicus harbors:
- a CDS encoding SDR family NAD(P)-dependent oxidoreductase, which translates to MTADITAKTVLITGAAERAGRVFARRFAAEGANVVVNHWRQADLAEETVALIHADGGRARAIEADVSDTEAARRLVAETVAWRGDLSVLIHNASSLRSKEFEDVTEEDFDASFGINIRGPFFLSQAAAEVMKRQGHGRIIALVGNSTNEAWPNLIPHGLSKTALIRLMEQLAVALSPTVQCNAVAPTQFFRSDDGTNDALREYRGEPLVDGDTYRVGSRYEFRNGDADDVAETLLFLATCSSYLNGTVIRLDGGKALY; encoded by the coding sequence ATGACAGCCGACATCACCGCGAAGACGGTCCTCATCACCGGGGCGGCCGAACGGGCCGGCCGCGTCTTCGCCCGCCGGTTCGCGGCCGAGGGTGCGAACGTGGTGGTCAACCACTGGCGCCAGGCCGACCTGGCGGAGGAGACCGTCGCGCTCATCCACGCCGACGGTGGCCGGGCGCGCGCCATCGAGGCGGATGTCTCCGACACCGAGGCCGCCCGGCGCCTCGTGGCGGAGACGGTGGCGTGGCGCGGCGACCTGTCCGTGCTGATCCACAACGCCAGCTCGCTGCGCTCGAAGGAGTTCGAGGACGTCACCGAGGAGGACTTCGACGCCTCCTTCGGCATCAACATCCGCGGTCCGTTCTTCCTCAGCCAGGCCGCGGCCGAGGTCATGAAGCGACAGGGCCATGGCCGGATCATCGCGTTGGTCGGCAACTCCACCAACGAGGCCTGGCCCAACCTCATCCCGCACGGGCTGTCCAAGACCGCACTGATCCGGCTGATGGAGCAGCTGGCCGTCGCGCTCTCGCCGACCGTCCAGTGCAACGCGGTCGCGCCGACCCAGTTCTTCCGCTCCGACGACGGGACCAACGACGCGCTGCGCGAGTACCGGGGTGAGCCGCTCGTCGACGGCGACACCTACCGGGTCGGCTCGCGCTACGAGTTCCGCAACGGTGACGCCGACGACGTCGCGGAGACGCTGCTGTTCCTGGCCACCTGCTCGTCGTACCTCAACGGGACGGTGATCCGCCTCGACGGGGGCAAGGCGCTCTACTAG
- a CDS encoding amino acid ABC transporter permease: MTKPAVAGRTVIAPPADAAPVPKVVPVRHWGRGIGAAVVLLLVAGAVKGVATNDNLEWSVVGDYLFDANVLRGLRLTLAMTALGMVAGLVLAVVVGVMRTSASRIVAGAAAVWVFVFRGIPLVVLLIFVGNLGLFFDNLTIAIPLTGVELWSAPVSEVVTPFWASVTALALAGSGYMAEVVRAGLLSVGRGQHEAAMALGLPQVGTLRYIVLPQALRVIIPPLGNELIGMLKASAIVSVIAGGDLMTAVLGISGVTFRTIEMLIVGTIWYLTVIAVLSVGQYFLERKAAEK, from the coding sequence ATGACCAAGCCAGCCGTGGCCGGCCGGACGGTGATCGCACCGCCCGCCGACGCCGCCCCGGTCCCGAAGGTCGTTCCCGTCCGGCACTGGGGCCGGGGGATCGGCGCGGCCGTCGTCCTGCTGCTCGTCGCCGGGGCGGTCAAGGGGGTCGCCACCAACGACAACCTCGAGTGGAGCGTCGTCGGTGACTACCTCTTCGACGCCAACGTGCTGCGGGGACTGCGCCTGACCCTGGCCATGACGGCGCTCGGCATGGTCGCCGGGCTGGTCCTGGCCGTCGTCGTCGGCGTGATGCGGACCTCGGCCAGCCGGATCGTCGCCGGCGCGGCCGCGGTCTGGGTCTTCGTCTTCCGCGGCATCCCGCTCGTCGTCCTGCTGATCTTCGTGGGCAACCTCGGCCTGTTCTTCGACAACCTCACGATCGCGATCCCCCTGACCGGGGTGGAGCTCTGGTCGGCGCCCGTCAGCGAGGTGGTCACGCCCTTCTGGGCCTCGGTGACCGCGCTGGCGCTGGCCGGGTCTGGCTACATGGCGGAGGTGGTCCGCGCCGGCCTGCTCTCCGTCGGTCGCGGGCAGCACGAGGCCGCCATGGCGCTCGGCCTCCCGCAGGTCGGCACCCTCCGGTACATCGTGCTGCCGCAGGCGCTGCGGGTGATCATCCCGCCCCTCGGCAACGAGCTGATCGGGATGCTCAAGGCGTCGGCCATCGTCTCGGTGATCGCGGGTGGCGACCTGATGACCGCCGTCCTCGGCATCTCCGGCGTCACCTTCCGCACCATCGAGATGCTCATCGTCGGCACCATCTGGTACCTCACCGTGATCGCGGTGCTCTCGGTCGGCCAGTACTTCCTCGAGCGAAAGGCGGCCGAGAAGTGA
- a CDS encoding PaaX family transcriptional regulator, which translates to MEELVDEFDARPGSATSLLRTVLGVSVAAGEPWLTSGSLVSLMEAVDVSGARTRTALTRLKAKGIVTTDVREGASGYVLTPRAEATIQRDIQRIVAPRFMTVDSPWCVISFSIPEEQRDLRHQLRRRLTWVGCGSVAAALLIAPGFMVDEIEQIVADLGVADRVTLFLVDSIRGATEPPVAVQRWWDLESVWALHDVFRETVEPDVAAFRAGREPRAAFRTWIRALDTWRPITYVDPALPAEFLPTDWPGNQTLPRFLELRDLVREPAAAYVAAVVGRAAGAARPTSSPHLPKRPATGDQSPS; encoded by the coding sequence GTGGAGGAGCTCGTCGACGAGTTCGACGCCCGGCCGGGGAGCGCGACCTCGCTGCTGCGCACCGTGCTCGGCGTCTCCGTCGCCGCCGGGGAGCCCTGGCTCACCTCCGGCTCGCTCGTCTCCCTGATGGAGGCGGTCGACGTGAGCGGTGCGCGGACCCGGACGGCCCTGACCCGGCTGAAGGCCAAGGGCATCGTCACCACCGACGTCCGCGAGGGCGCCTCCGGCTACGTGCTCACCCCGCGCGCCGAGGCGACGATCCAGCGCGACATCCAGCGGATCGTGGCGCCCCGCTTCATGACCGTGGACTCGCCCTGGTGCGTGATCTCGTTCTCGATCCCCGAGGAGCAGCGCGACCTGCGCCACCAGCTGCGCCGCCGGCTCACCTGGGTGGGCTGCGGCTCCGTGGCGGCCGCCCTCCTCATCGCGCCCGGCTTCATGGTCGACGAGATCGAGCAGATCGTCGCCGACCTCGGCGTGGCCGACCGGGTGACCCTCTTCCTCGTCGACTCGATCCGGGGCGCGACCGAGCCGCCGGTCGCCGTCCAGCGCTGGTGGGACCTGGAGTCGGTGTGGGCGCTCCACGACGTCTTCCGCGAGACCGTCGAACCCGACGTCGCGGCGTTCCGTGCCGGCCGCGAGCCCCGCGCGGCGTTCCGCACCTGGATCCGGGCGCTGGACACCTGGCGACCCATCACGTACGTCGACCCGGCGCTGCCCGCCGAGTTCCTGCCCACGGACTGGCCGGGGAACCAGACGCTGCCGCGGTTCCTCGAGCTGCGGGACCTGGTGCGCGAGCCCGCCGCGGCCTATGTGGCCGCGGTCGTGGGGCGAGCGGCGGGGGCGGCCCGGCCGACATCCTCGCCGCACCTGCCGAAGAGACCGGCGACTGGGGACCAAAGCCCCTCGTGA
- the adhP gene encoding alcohol dehydrogenase AdhP: MRAAVVTGFESPLVIEERPVPEPGAGQVVVRMEACGLCHTDIHAAHGDWPVKPTPPFVPGHEGVGVVSAVGPGVTQRAVGDRVAIAWLGHACGHCDHCVSGWETLCEQQQNSGYSVDGAFAEYAVADAAYVVPVPDGVSSFDAAPLTCAGVTTYKAIKVARVVPGERVAVFGVGGLGHLAVQYARLVGAEVIAVDLTDEKLRLARQLGADHTVNAGTTDPVQAIADLGGADVAIALAVTPRAFEQAFAALRRGGRLVCVALPPEGDGPMHLPIFDTVLKGISVIGSIVGTRQDLAEVFRLHALGRTRVIAEARKLEQVNEAIGDVLHARTAARLVFEL, encoded by the coding sequence ATGAGAGCAGCAGTCGTGACGGGGTTCGAGAGCCCCCTCGTCATCGAGGAGCGGCCGGTGCCGGAGCCGGGCGCCGGCCAGGTCGTCGTACGGATGGAGGCCTGCGGTCTGTGCCACACCGACATCCACGCCGCGCACGGCGACTGGCCGGTCAAGCCGACACCACCGTTCGTTCCGGGCCACGAGGGCGTCGGCGTCGTCAGTGCCGTCGGCCCCGGCGTGACCCAGCGCGCGGTCGGCGACCGCGTCGCGATCGCCTGGCTGGGCCACGCCTGCGGCCACTGCGACCACTGCGTCAGCGGCTGGGAGACGCTCTGCGAGCAGCAGCAGAACAGCGGCTACTCCGTCGACGGTGCCTTCGCCGAGTACGCCGTCGCCGACGCCGCCTACGTCGTGCCGGTGCCCGACGGGGTCAGCTCCTTCGACGCCGCGCCACTGACCTGCGCCGGCGTGACGACCTACAAGGCGATCAAGGTCGCGCGCGTCGTCCCCGGCGAGCGCGTGGCCGTGTTCGGTGTCGGCGGGCTCGGGCACCTCGCGGTGCAGTACGCACGGCTCGTCGGCGCGGAGGTCATCGCCGTCGACCTCACCGACGAGAAGCTGCGACTGGCTCGCCAGCTGGGCGCCGACCACACCGTGAACGCCGGCACCACCGATCCGGTCCAGGCGATCGCGGACCTCGGCGGCGCCGATGTCGCGATCGCGCTCGCGGTCACCCCGAGGGCCTTCGAGCAGGCCTTCGCCGCACTGCGCCGCGGCGGCCGGCTGGTGTGCGTCGCGCTGCCGCCCGAGGGCGACGGCCCGATGCACCTGCCGATCTTCGACACCGTGCTCAAGGGGATCTCGGTGATCGGCTCGATCGTCGGAACTCGTCAGGACCTCGCCGAGGTGTTCCGGCTGCACGCGCTGGGGCGCACCAGGGTCATCGCGGAGGCGCGCAAGCTCGAGCAGGTCAACGAGGCCATCGGCGACGTGCTGCACGCCCGTACGGCGGCACGGCTCGTCTTCGAGCTCTGA
- a CDS encoding amino acid ABC transporter ATP-binding protein, translated as MIAIRGVRKSYGSVEVLHGIDLDVARGENVCIIGPSGSGKSTLLRTLNHLEDISAGTIRVDGRLIGYEERAGRLHELRESAACQQRLRVGMVFQHFNLFPHMTALENVAFAPIRVKKDKPAQARAHAAELLGRVGLAGKEDSYPSKLSGGQQQRVAIARAMALRPDVMLFDEPTSALDPELVGEVLAVMQDLARTGGITMVVVTHEIGFAREVADRVVFMDQGVIVEMGSPGQVLDDPQHERTRGFLSAVLR; from the coding sequence ATGATCGCCATCCGCGGCGTCCGCAAGTCCTACGGCTCCGTCGAGGTCCTACACGGCATCGACCTCGACGTCGCCCGCGGCGAGAACGTCTGCATCATCGGTCCCTCCGGGTCCGGCAAGAGCACCCTGCTCCGCACCCTCAACCACCTGGAGGACATCTCGGCCGGCACCATCCGCGTCGACGGCCGCCTGATCGGCTACGAGGAGCGGGCCGGCCGGCTCCACGAGCTGCGCGAGTCCGCGGCCTGCCAACAGCGGCTGCGGGTGGGCATGGTCTTCCAGCACTTCAACCTGTTCCCGCACATGACGGCCCTGGAGAACGTGGCCTTCGCGCCGATCCGGGTCAAGAAGGACAAGCCCGCGCAGGCCCGGGCCCACGCGGCCGAGCTCCTCGGCCGGGTCGGCCTGGCCGGCAAGGAGGACTCCTACCCGTCGAAGCTGTCCGGCGGCCAGCAGCAGCGGGTCGCCATCGCCCGGGCGATGGCGCTGCGCCCGGACGTGATGCTCTTCGACGAGCCGACCTCGGCCCTGGACCCCGAGCTGGTCGGCGAGGTGCTCGCCGTGATGCAGGATCTCGCCAGGACCGGCGGCATCACCATGGTCGTGGTGACCCACGAGATCGGGTTCGCCCGCGAGGTGGCCGACCGCGTCGTGTTCATGGACCAGGGCGTCATCGTCGAGATGGGCTCGCCCGGCCAGGTGCTCGACGACCCGCAGCACGAGCGCACCCGCGGCTTCCTCTCGGCGGTGCTGCGGTGA
- a CDS encoding flavin reductase family protein: MTGTALDQGRLREAFARFPSGVAVLAAVVEGAPQVLVVSSFTVGVSLDPPLVAFAVQNGSGTWPVLKRAGSLGVSVLGAEHGELCRQLASREKEARLVNDPLRRMDSGALIVPDTPLRLWCRIHDEFPAGDHTMVLLEVLDVDGDTVGDLAGEPLVFHGSAFRRLKEPS, encoded by the coding sequence ATGACCGGAACCGCACTCGACCAGGGCCGCCTCCGCGAGGCCTTCGCCCGCTTCCCCTCCGGTGTCGCGGTGCTCGCCGCCGTCGTCGAAGGCGCCCCGCAGGTGCTGGTGGTGTCCTCCTTCACGGTCGGGGTCTCGCTCGACCCGCCGCTGGTGGCCTTCGCCGTACAGAACGGGTCGGGGACCTGGCCGGTGCTGAAGCGCGCCGGATCGCTGGGCGTCAGCGTGCTGGGCGCCGAGCACGGCGAGCTCTGCCGCCAGCTGGCCTCGCGCGAGAAGGAGGCCCGGCTGGTCAACGACCCGCTGCGGCGGATGGACTCGGGGGCGCTGATCGTCCCCGACACCCCGCTGCGGCTGTGGTGTCGCATCCACGACGAGTTCCCCGCCGGCGACCACACCATGGTCCTGCTCGAGGTGCTCGACGTCGACGGCGACACCGTCGGCGACCTCGCGGGCGAGCCGCTCGTGTTCCACGGCTCCGCCTTCCGCCGGCTGAAGGAGCCGAGCTGA
- a CDS encoding PaaX family transcriptional regulator, with the protein MSGVMDDLDARVGSTTSLLRTVIGVSVRAEGGWLSSSAFVTLLDELGVPAGRTRTALTRLKAKGILVLEARAGSAGYSLTDAARRMLERGDRRIHQPRFMDDDHDWFVISFTVPEDDRQLRHQLKRRLSWIGCGSVAGALWIGPGFLIDEAEQIVADLGLTGQVTLFVVQEIRGATAPADAVARWWDLPAIAARHEAFLSAHGASLAAYRADPGPRDAFRRWILALDAWRPIPYVDPGLPLSLLPEDWPGRRSIPAFLELRDALSLPAAEYVHTVVAAPAARAAQHRGQESA; encoded by the coding sequence ATGAGCGGTGTCATGGACGACCTCGACGCGCGGGTCGGCAGCACCACCTCGCTGCTGCGCACCGTGATCGGGGTCAGCGTCCGCGCCGAGGGCGGCTGGCTGTCCTCCTCGGCGTTCGTCACGCTGCTCGACGAGCTCGGCGTCCCGGCCGGGCGCACCCGCACCGCGCTGACCCGGCTCAAGGCCAAGGGGATCCTGGTCCTCGAGGCGCGGGCGGGCAGTGCCGGCTACTCGCTGACCGACGCCGCCCGCCGGATGCTCGAGCGTGGTGACCGGCGCATCCACCAGCCGCGGTTCATGGACGACGACCACGACTGGTTCGTCATCTCCTTCACCGTCCCCGAGGACGACCGCCAGCTGCGCCACCAGCTCAAGCGGCGGCTCAGTTGGATCGGCTGCGGCTCGGTCGCGGGCGCGCTGTGGATCGGCCCCGGCTTCCTGATCGACGAGGCGGAGCAGATCGTGGCCGACCTGGGGCTCACCGGCCAGGTCACCCTCTTCGTCGTCCAGGAGATCCGCGGCGCGACCGCCCCCGCCGACGCCGTCGCGCGCTGGTGGGACCTGCCGGCCATCGCCGCCCGCCACGAGGCCTTCCTCTCGGCCCACGGGGCGTCCCTCGCCGCCTACCGGGCGGACCCCGGACCGCGCGACGCCTTCCGCCGGTGGATCCTCGCCCTCGACGCCTGGCGCCCGATCCCGTACGTCGACCCCGGGCTGCCGCTGTCGCTCCTGCCCGAGGACTGGCCGGGCAGGAGGAGCATCCCCGCCTTCCTCGAGCTGCGCGACGCGCTCAGCCTCCCCGCGGCCGAGTACGTCCACACGGTCGTGGCCGCCCCCGCCGCCCGCGCCGCCCAGCACCGAGGCCAGGAGTCAGCATGA
- a CDS encoding transporter substrate-binding domain-containing protein — MTPLTHRFRAIGLVAALAATASLTACGSSSDDDGDKPAATGGTALFKTLPKANQDSGEVSFGALWETPPIISVTASDTTKPVGLAPDLAAALGEELGVKATWQNMQWPAQLPGVQSGVVDALFGQVNVTEEREQSIVDMVPFYKTTMALLLPAADADGVTKLGDMCGTTIGAPVGSETVAELERVSAAECASQPVEIKEFQGATLAISAVKSGSIDAWLDTTASQVVAADADGDLTAVEVPEDEIAPVYNGIAVGKDKPELTKALVEALRALIESGRYDEIFAANDSSAAAITVDEVVANPITSTPVGEK; from the coding sequence ATGACTCCTCTCACCCACCGCTTCCGGGCGATCGGCCTGGTCGCCGCCCTCGCCGCCACCGCCTCGCTGACCGCCTGTGGCTCGTCCTCCGACGACGACGGCGACAAGCCGGCCGCCACCGGGGGCACGGCCCTGTTCAAGACCCTGCCGAAGGCGAACCAGGACTCGGGCGAGGTCAGCTTCGGCGCGCTCTGGGAGACGCCACCGATCATCAGCGTCACCGCCTCCGACACCACCAAGCCGGTCGGCCTGGCCCCGGACCTCGCCGCCGCGCTCGGCGAGGAGCTGGGGGTGAAGGCCACCTGGCAGAACATGCAGTGGCCGGCGCAGCTGCCGGGCGTCCAGTCCGGCGTCGTCGACGCGCTCTTCGGTCAGGTCAACGTCACCGAGGAGCGGGAGCAGAGCATCGTCGACATGGTGCCGTTCTACAAGACGACCATGGCCCTGCTCCTTCCCGCCGCCGACGCCGACGGCGTGACCAAGCTCGGCGACATGTGCGGTACGACGATCGGCGCCCCGGTCGGCTCGGAGACGGTCGCGGAGCTGGAGCGGGTGAGCGCGGCGGAGTGCGCCTCCCAGCCGGTCGAGATCAAGGAGTTCCAGGGCGCCACGCTGGCGATCAGCGCGGTCAAGTCGGGCTCGATCGACGCCTGGCTGGACACGACGGCCAGCCAGGTCGTCGCCGCCGACGCCGACGGCGACCTCACCGCGGTCGAGGTCCCCGAGGACGAGATCGCGCCCGTCTACAACGGCATCGCCGTCGGCAAGGACAAGCCCGAGCTCACCAAGGCCCTCGTGGAGGCGCTGCGCGCGCTGATCGAGAGCGGCCGGTACGACGAGATCTTCGCCGCGAACGACTCCTCGGCCGCCGCCATCACCGTGGACGAGGTCGTCGCGAACCCGATCACCTCGACGCCGGTCGGCGAGAAGTAG
- the hutI gene encoding imidazolonepropionase: MSDSERHAASGALLIDDIGELTTNDAAHRGRIEDAAVILDQDRVAWVGPRRKAPPADRRYDADGRAVLPGWVDAHTHLVFAGDRTAEFEARMAGESYAAGGINVTVEATRAASDAQLERNLQRLVAEARRGGTTTLETKTGYGLTVADELRSARIAGRHVDAVTFLGAHVLPSGEALDDYLGLVTGPMLAAVAPHVSAVDVFCEVGAFDESATRTVLEAARAQGLASHVHGNQLGPGPGARVAVEFGALSVDHLGFLADADVAAIADSWTCGRGTVATVLPACDLSTRMPLAPARRLLDAGAVVAIASNCNPGTSFTTSVGFSVATAVLQMGLTVAEAVRAATYGGAMALGIADGEWVDPRGRTQPPVGAIRPGARADLQLLDAPSVTHLAYRPGVPLTRAVWRAGVRVV, encoded by the coding sequence ATGAGCGACAGCGAGAGGCACGCCGCCTCCGGCGCGCTGTTGATCGACGACATCGGCGAGCTCACGACGAACGACGCCGCCCACCGCGGCCGGATCGAAGACGCGGCGGTGATCCTCGATCAGGACCGGGTGGCGTGGGTCGGCCCCCGCCGGAAGGCGCCCCCGGCCGATCGCCGGTACGACGCCGACGGTCGCGCCGTGCTGCCCGGCTGGGTCGACGCGCACACCCACCTGGTCTTCGCGGGCGACCGGACCGCCGAGTTCGAGGCGCGGATGGCGGGGGAGTCCTATGCCGCGGGCGGCATCAACGTCACGGTCGAGGCGACCCGCGCCGCGTCGGACGCGCAGCTCGAACGCAACCTCCAGCGGCTGGTCGCGGAGGCGCGGCGCGGCGGAACGACGACCCTGGAGACCAAGACCGGGTACGGCCTCACCGTGGCCGACGAGCTCCGGTCGGCCCGGATCGCGGGGCGCCACGTCGACGCGGTCACCTTCCTCGGCGCCCATGTCCTGCCGTCGGGCGAGGCGCTCGACGACTACCTCGGCCTGGTGACCGGTCCCATGCTGGCGGCGGTGGCGCCGCACGTCTCGGCCGTCGACGTCTTCTGCGAGGTCGGCGCCTTCGACGAGAGCGCGACCCGGACGGTGCTGGAGGCCGCGCGGGCACAGGGTCTCGCCAGCCACGTGCACGGCAACCAGCTCGGGCCCGGTCCCGGCGCGCGCGTCGCGGTGGAGTTCGGCGCGCTCAGCGTCGACCATCTCGGCTTCCTCGCCGACGCCGACGTCGCTGCCATCGCGGACTCGTGGACCTGCGGGCGGGGGACGGTGGCGACGGTCCTCCCGGCCTGCGACCTGTCGACCCGGATGCCGCTCGCCCCGGCCCGCCGCCTGCTCGACGCCGGGGCCGTCGTCGCCATCGCGTCGAACTGCAACCCCGGCACCTCGTTCACCACCTCCGTGGGCTTCTCGGTCGCCACCGCGGTGCTCCAGATGGGGCTGACCGTGGCGGAGGCGGTCCGAGCGGCCACCTACGGCGGGGCGATGGCGCTCGGCATCGCGGACGGGGAGTGGGTCGACCCGCGCGGCCGGACCCAGCCGCCGGTCGGCGCGATCCGGCCCGGCGCCCGAGCCGACCTGCAGCTGCTGGACGCGCCGTCGGTGACGCACCTGGCCTACCGGCCCGGCGTACCGCTCACCCGCGCGGTCTGGCGCGCGGGCGTCCGCGTGGTCTGA
- a CDS encoding SDR family NAD(P)-dependent oxidoreductase, translating to MTAGGPVALVAGATGPIGRAVVRALAADGARVAALSRSGDRVDGCVQALACDLGDPAALDAALSAVEAGSGPVEILVNAAHPPAGFGTPVAELDPGVLAAQLAGAAAHAALCARVVPGMRRLGRGRVVYVAGASMARPLPGAGGYAAAKAAGAALTRQLALEEGTAGITANVVAPGRVLDPESASEPSASAAALGQELARRLALPTFPSPDDVAAAVRLLVASPALTGQTLWVTGGEPITA from the coding sequence GTGACGGCCGGGGGACCGGTCGCCCTCGTGGCGGGCGCGACCGGGCCGATCGGCCGGGCGGTCGTGCGCGCGCTCGCGGCCGACGGCGCCCGCGTCGCCGCCCTGTCCCGTTCGGGCGACCGGGTGGACGGCTGTGTCCAGGCGCTCGCCTGCGACCTCGGCGACCCGGCGGCGCTGGACGCCGCGCTGAGTGCGGTCGAGGCGGGCTCGGGCCCGGTCGAGATCCTGGTCAACGCGGCGCACCCGCCCGCCGGGTTCGGTACGCCGGTCGCCGAGCTCGACCCCGGCGTGCTCGCCGCCCAGCTGGCAGGCGCCGCGGCCCATGCCGCGCTCTGTGCCCGGGTGGTGCCCGGGATGCGCCGGCTCGGTCGCGGTCGGGTGGTCTACGTGGCCGGCGCGTCGATGGCCCGCCCCCTCCCGGGCGCCGGTGGGTACGCCGCCGCCAAGGCCGCGGGCGCGGCGCTCACCCGCCAGCTCGCGCTCGAGGAGGGCACGGCCGGCATCACCGCCAACGTGGTGGCGCCCGGCCGGGTCCTCGATCCGGAGTCGGCGAGCGAGCCGTCCGCGTCCGCCGCCGCGCTGGGCCAGGAGCTCGCCCGGCGTCTCGCCCTGCCCACCTTCCCGTCCCCCGACGACGTGGCCGCCGCCGTGCGCCTGCTCGTCGCCTCCCCGGCGCTCACCGGCCAGACCCTCTGGGTCACCGGTGGCGAGCCGATCACGGCCTAG